AAAGAATCAGCAAGGACGATACGGAGACGATGGAAAGCCCGAGTGGGCTTCGCAGTGACTTGCCCCAGCGACTTGGCGACCGCTCAGACCGTTCGTCCACCGGCTCGGCCGATTTGGTGCTGATGGACGTCATGCCGCACCCGCCTCTTGCGCGCGAGTACGGTTCGCGCTCTGAGGGACGTGAGAGATGGGATCGAGAATGAGGTCGGTCATTTCTTCTACTACCTCCACGATGTGGCGATCGGTCACCTTGCGCGGGCGCTCCGACACGATCTCGATGCATCGGGTCAGCTGTCCGCGCGTCCCCATGACGTAGACGAAATCACCGAGGAGGGCGGCTTCGCCGATGTCGTGTGTCACGAAAAGGATTGTCGCTCCCGTGCGTTCGTGCAGGTCTTGCAACTGTTCTTGCAAGAGAGAACGTGTGAGGTAGTCGAGCGCCCCGAAGGGCTCGTCCATCAGTAGGATTCCGGGTTGCAGCACGAGGGCACGAGCGATCTGCACACGTTGCTGCATCCCGCCACTCAGCTCGAAGACAAACTTGTCGCGTGCTTCCGGCAAGCCGACCAAGGCAAGTGCCTCCCTCGCTCGCTCGGCGCGCTCTCGCTTCGAGACTCCGGCCACTTTGAGACCGAACTCAACGTTCCGCTGGGCGGTGAGCCAGGGCATGAGCGATCCCTGAACGTCTTGGAAGACCACGACGCGGTCGGATCCAGCACCGTCGACTTGGCGGCCGTCGACCAACAGCTGCCCGCGGGAGGCCTTTTCGAATCCAGCAACGAGATTGAGAAGGGTTGTCTTCCCGCAGCCCGAAGGTCCAATGATGCAGTTGATGGTGCCAGGCTGCATCGTGATGCTGAGGTCTTCTATCGCCGTGGTGGAAGCACCCAGAGACGCTGCATAGGACTTCGAAAGTCCGCGGATTTCGACGCTCAGTCCGGTGCTCTGACCATTGTCGAGACGGGGGCGAGTTTGTTCACGACGTGTCGGAGTAGACATTGGCACCATTGCCTCCAATCGATTGGGCTGACTGTAGGGTCACCCTCTTGGGCTGTCAACGACATTTGCTGCAGACCCGCACGGGCAGAGCGTGGGGGGCGATGAACTGTGATGTTGACGATGAATGGCAGAACGCCGATTCCAGTCGTCGCCTTGCGGACAGTGGGGCGGGGGGATTGTTGCACTGAGCGGGGCGAGCCGCCCTCCCCGATCAAGAAAGGTTTCGGCGCCGGTTCCGAGGCTCGCCACCGTTGGCTTCTCCATCGAAGTCCGTCCCTCCATTGGGTCGACCTCGAACGCTAGGGCAAACGTTTGCGGTTGGTCAAGCGTTTGCGCGGTCCATGTTCGCTACCCCCGGCGGTCTGGCACCGAGGGGCCCCCCGGACCAGTGCTGGAACGCAGTATCCGCACCATCTCATCGACCTCCTTGCGCGCCAGGAACCGCGGAACGTGGCCATCGGGACCCGGGACGTCCCCGCCCGGGCCGCGTTCGAACAGCGGAGCTAGGGGGACGGGCACGATTCGATGGTGAGTTGCTTGACGACCGCAAACGATTGCACCTACGGTACGTCGAACATGGCCGGGGCAAAGACCACGATCCCGGCGATGTGACTGTGCTTCCCCCTGGACCGCCCCGACTCTGTTGGAGACAGGGTTGCTCGATAGGTCACCGGATTGGAGGGATCAGACTGTGGGACCGACAGCAAACGCGCAGGTAGGCATCACGTTGGCGGATCCGCTTGACCGTCGCCTTCCCCGCATTGCCGGCCCGTGTGGGCTCGTCATCTTCGGCGTCACGGGGGACCTCGCCAAGCGCAAGCTGATGCCGGCGATCTACGATCTCGCGAACCGCGGACTCCTCTCCCCGGCCTTCGCGCTGACTGGCTTCGCCAGGCGCGACTGGTCGACTGCGGACTTCGCCCAAGTCGTCCGAGACGCGGTCCGTGTGCACGCCCGCACCCCGTTCGACGAGCGGACGTGGGAGCAACTCGCGTCCGGGTTCCGCTTCGTCCAGGGCGAGTTTTCGGACGACGACGCCTTTGACCGCCTTGCTGCCACGGTGAAGTCGCTGGACGAGGAGCGCGGGACGGGTGGGAACCATGCGTTCTACCTCTCGGTGCCGCCCGGCTCGTTCCCGCTCGTGTGCGCCCAGCTCGCACGCTCGAGGTTGTCTTCCCCCGAGCCAGAGACCTGGCGGCGCGTCGTGATCGAAAAGCCCTTCGGCCACGACCTCGCCTCCGCACGCGAGCTCGACGCCGTCGTCTCCGACGTCTTCGCGCCGGGCTCGGTCTTCCGGATCGACCACTACCTCGGCAAGGAGACGGTCCAGAACATCTTGGCCTTGCGCTTCGCCAACCAGCTGTTCGAGCCGATCTGGAATTCGAATTACGTCGACCATATCCAGATCACCATGGCCGAAGACATCGGCATCGGCGCCCGCGCCGGCTACTACGACGGCGTCGGCGCCGCCCGGGACGTCATCCAGAACCACCTCCTCCAGCTGCTCGCACTCACAGCGATGGAAGCCCCCGTCTCCTTCGACCCGGCGGCACTGCGCGCAGAGAAGGAGAAGGTGCTCTCCGCCGTCCGGTTGGGGGCCGACCTCGACGCCACTACTGCCCGCGGTCAGTACGCCCCAGGATGGCAGGCGGGGGCGTACGTGCGCGGCTACCTCGGCGAGGACGGTATCCCCCCGGGCTCTGCCACGGAGACCTATGCCGCGCTGAGACTAGAGGTAGACACCCGCCGATGGGCCGGCGTGCCGTTCTACCTACGGGCTGGGAAGCGCCTTGGGCGCCGGGTGACGGAGATCGCCGTCGTCTTCAAGCGCGCGCCGCACCTACCTTTCGACCTCGGCGCCACGGAGGAACTCGGGCAGAACGCGCTCGTCATCCGCATCCAGCCAGACCAGGGCGTGACGATCCGGTTTGGTGCGAAGGTCCCTGGGGCCGCAACGGCGGTACGGGACGTGACGATGGATTTCGGCTATGGCCATGCGTTCACCGAGGACTCACCCGAGGCCTACGAGCGGCTTATCCTCGACGTCCTCCTCGGCGAGCCGCCACTCTTCCCCCGGCAGCGCGAGGTCGAACTCTCCTGGGAGATCCTCGACCCCGTGACCGCCAAGTGGGAGTCCTCGGACCAGATCCAGCACTACCGGCCCGGTTCGTGGGGCCCCATAAGCGCCGAGCAGATGCTCGCCCGTGACGGACGCGCCTGGCGCATGCCATGACAAGGGGCAGCCAGCAATGACCGTCACCATGTCGGGCACGACCTCCGCCGCAGTGAGTACCCGGCTGGTCGAGGTGCGCGAGGCCACCGGGATCTCCGCGCTGGGCCGGGTACTCACCCTCATCATCGTCGCGACCGACAACGACGTCGCAGAGCGGGCGATCCAGTCCGCGAAAGTCGCCTCACGTGAGCACCCGTGCCGGATCATCGTCATGGTGTCCGAGGATGGGCCTGGAAACACTCGGCTCGACGCCGAGATCCGGGTCGGCGGCGATGCCGGCGCGAGCGAGGTCATCGTCCTTCACGCGCGCGGCCGGGCCCGGCAGGCGTCCGACGCTATCGTCGTCCCGCTCCTGCTGCCCGACGCCCCGGTCGTCGCGTGGTGGCCAGGGACACCACCGCGCGATCCGGCCGGTGACCCTATCGGAGCCATTGCGCAGAGGCGGATCACCGATGTCTCCTCAGCCCCGGATCCGCTCGCCGCGTTGCACCGGCTCGGGCGGGCGTACTCCCCTGGTGACACGGACCTCGCATGGTCACGGGTGACGCTCTGGCGCGGTCTGCTCGCCGCGGCTGTCAACGAGCCGCCGCACGAGGCGATCACCGCCGCGACCGTCACGGGTACGTCGAGCAAGCCTTGGGTCCACCTACTAGCCGGCTGGCTCGCCGAGCGGCTCGGAGTGCCGGTCCAGCTCGCCGCCAAAGCCCGTGAGGTCATCACTACAGTCGAGCTGGCGCGGCCGAGCGGGCCCATCATGCTGCGGCGCACCCCGGCCTCCTCTGTCGCCTTTCTCACCCGGCCCGGGCGCCCGGACCAGCGCATCAACCTTCCCCTGCGCTCCGTCCAGGATTGCCTCATCGAGGAACTGCG
This window of the Georgenia yuyongxinii genome carries:
- a CDS encoding glucose-6-phosphate dehydrogenase assembly protein OpcA; translation: MTVTMSGTTSAAVSTRLVEVREATGISALGRVLTLIIVATDNDVAERAIQSAKVASREHPCRIIVMVSEDGPGNTRLDAEIRVGGDAGASEVIVLHARGRARQASDAIVVPLLLPDAPVVAWWPGTPPRDPAGDPIGAIAQRRITDVSSAPDPLAALHRLGRAYSPGDTDLAWSRVTLWRGLLAAAVNEPPHEAITAATVTGTSSKPWVHLLAGWLAERLGVPVQLAAKAREVITTVELARPSGPIMLRRTPASSVAFLTRPGRPDQRINLPLRSVQDCLIEELRSLHPDQTYGRALTRGLPVLEER
- the zwf gene encoding glucose-6-phosphate dehydrogenase, encoding MGPTANAQVGITLADPLDRRLPRIAGPCGLVIFGVTGDLAKRKLMPAIYDLANRGLLSPAFALTGFARRDWSTADFAQVVRDAVRVHARTPFDERTWEQLASGFRFVQGEFSDDDAFDRLAATVKSLDEERGTGGNHAFYLSVPPGSFPLVCAQLARSRLSSPEPETWRRVVIEKPFGHDLASARELDAVVSDVFAPGSVFRIDHYLGKETVQNILALRFANQLFEPIWNSNYVDHIQITMAEDIGIGARAGYYDGVGAARDVIQNHLLQLLALTAMEAPVSFDPAALRAEKEKVLSAVRLGADLDATTARGQYAPGWQAGAYVRGYLGEDGIPPGSATETYAALRLEVDTRRWAGVPFYLRAGKRLGRRVTEIAVVFKRAPHLPFDLGATEELGQNALVIRIQPDQGVTIRFGAKVPGAATAVRDVTMDFGYGHAFTEDSPEAYERLILDVLLGEPPLFPRQREVELSWEILDPVTAKWESSDQIQHYRPGSWGPISAEQMLARDGRAWRMP
- a CDS encoding ABC transporter ATP-binding protein; amino-acid sequence: MSTPTRREQTRPRLDNGQSTGLSVEIRGLSKSYAASLGASTTAIEDLSITMQPGTINCIIGPSGCGKTTLLNLVAGFEKASRGQLLVDGRQVDGAGSDRVVVFQDVQGSLMPWLTAQRNVEFGLKVAGVSKRERAERAREALALVGLPEARDKFVFELSGGMQQRVQIARALVLQPGILLMDEPFGALDYLTRSLLQEQLQDLHERTGATILFVTHDIGEAALLGDFVYVMGTRGQLTRCIEIVSERPRKVTDRHIVEVVEEMTDLILDPISHVPQSANRTRAQEAGAA